A region from the Pelagovum pacificum genome encodes:
- a CDS encoding [protein-PII] uridylyltransferase: protein MTQPHPASPLQASEAGSPGEDVKTPLPEALICPAGDILDRAELESRISALLDAAEDVRAARPEIVAALNAARTHGMEVIAAAFTEKPFESRKAKHSYTWLVDQLVTIIFDIASRRMHPLANPTGAERLSLIAVGGYGRGEMAAFSDVDLLFLTPWKITPWAESVIESMLYMMWDLKLKVGHSSRTVKDCIRLSKQDFTIRTSLVEFRHLDGDRKLAEELGTRLWKELFQNSASEFIEAKLNERADRHQKQGGQRYVVEPNVKEGKGGLRDLQSLFWIGKYIYGVRDAAELVDLGLFTAEEYATFLKAEDFLWAVRIHLHLIANRAADLLTFDVQIEVAERMGYKDRAGRRGVEWFMQRYFREATRVGELTRIFLTALEASHTKAEPMLTRILSRRRTARPPYAIKQNRLTVADEAAFLSDKLNMLRIFEESIRTGNLLHPDAMRLLSSNLKLIDDEVRKSPVAAKVFFDTLLKHANPERALRRMNELGVLAAYIPEFEPIVAMMQFNMYHSYTVDEHTIQCISALAQIERGELQEELPVASSILKDGVNRKVLYTAMLLHDIGKGREEDHAVLGARMARTICPRLGLKKKETETVEWLIRYHLLMSDMAQKRDIADPQTVNDFAKAVKTRERLDLLCVLTVCDIRGVGPNVWNNWKAALLRALYRQTRRGLEDGLEALNREEREVQARKNLREALSDWDERALRAETGRHYAPYWQGLHVTAHVDFANLLKGGIEADEVRFEITPDRERDATRICLVMQDHPGAFSRMCGALSLAQANVKDGRTFITKDGYATAAFWIQDNEGHPYDTDRLPKLRAMIGKTLRGEVVARDAFKDRDRLKKREAAFRVPTSITFDNDGSEIYTIIEVDTRDRPGLLYDLTRTLAGLNVYIASAVIATYGEQVVDAFYVKDMFGLKFYSESKRKSLEAKLREAIDRGAERARQ from the coding sequence TTGACCCAGCCCCATCCAGCTTCGCCGCTGCAGGCCTCTGAGGCCGGCTCTCCCGGCGAAGACGTCAAGACCCCGCTTCCTGAAGCGCTGATCTGCCCGGCCGGGGATATCCTCGACCGGGCAGAGCTCGAATCCCGGATCTCCGCGCTGCTCGACGCGGCGGAGGACGTCCGTGCCGCGCGGCCCGAAATCGTCGCCGCGCTGAACGCCGCACGCACGCACGGGATGGAAGTGATCGCCGCCGCGTTCACCGAGAAACCCTTCGAGTCGCGCAAGGCGAAGCACTCCTACACCTGGCTGGTCGATCAGCTGGTCACGATCATCTTCGACATCGCCTCGCGCCGGATGCATCCGCTCGCCAACCCGACCGGGGCCGAGCGGCTCTCCCTGATCGCCGTCGGCGGTTACGGTCGGGGCGAGATGGCTGCGTTCTCGGACGTCGACCTTCTGTTCCTGACTCCATGGAAGATCACGCCGTGGGCGGAGAGCGTCATCGAATCGATGCTCTACATGATGTGGGACCTGAAGCTGAAAGTCGGCCATTCCAGCCGGACGGTGAAGGACTGCATCCGGCTGTCGAAGCAGGATTTCACGATCCGCACCTCGCTGGTGGAGTTCCGGCATCTCGACGGAGACCGCAAGCTAGCGGAAGAGCTCGGCACGCGGCTCTGGAAGGAGCTGTTCCAGAACTCGGCCTCGGAATTCATTGAAGCCAAGCTGAACGAGCGCGCCGACCGGCACCAGAAGCAGGGCGGGCAGCGCTACGTCGTCGAACCCAACGTCAAGGAGGGCAAGGGAGGTCTGCGGGACCTCCAGTCTCTCTTCTGGATCGGCAAGTACATCTATGGCGTTCGCGACGCGGCCGAACTGGTCGATTTGGGTCTCTTCACCGCCGAGGAGTACGCGACCTTCCTGAAGGCCGAGGATTTCCTCTGGGCGGTGCGCATACACCTCCACCTGATCGCCAACCGCGCCGCCGACCTCCTGACCTTCGACGTGCAGATCGAGGTGGCAGAGCGGATGGGCTACAAGGACCGCGCCGGCCGGCGCGGGGTCGAGTGGTTCATGCAGCGCTACTTCCGCGAGGCGACCCGTGTGGGTGAGCTGACGCGCATCTTCCTGACCGCGCTCGAGGCCAGTCACACCAAGGCGGAGCCGATGCTGACGCGCATCCTGTCGCGCCGTCGGACAGCGCGCCCGCCCTACGCGATCAAGCAGAACCGCCTGACGGTCGCCGACGAGGCAGCGTTCCTGTCGGACAAGCTGAACATGCTGCGGATATTCGAGGAATCGATCCGGACCGGCAACCTGCTGCACCCCGATGCGATGCGCCTGCTGTCGAGCAACCTGAAACTGATCGACGACGAGGTCCGCAAGAGCCCGGTCGCCGCGAAGGTCTTCTTCGACACGCTGCTGAAGCATGCCAACCCCGAGCGCGCGTTGCGCCGGATGAACGAACTTGGCGTGCTGGCCGCCTACATCCCCGAGTTCGAGCCGATCGTCGCGATGATGCAGTTCAACATGTATCACAGCTACACGGTGGACGAGCACACCATCCAGTGCATCTCGGCCCTCGCCCAGATCGAGCGGGGCGAGCTTCAGGAAGAGCTGCCGGTCGCGAGTTCGATCCTGAAGGACGGCGTGAACCGGAAGGTTCTCTATACCGCGATGCTGCTGCACGACATCGGCAAGGGCCGCGAAGAGGATCACGCCGTGCTCGGCGCGCGGATGGCGCGGACGATCTGCCCCCGCCTCGGTCTCAAGAAGAAGGAGACGGAGACGGTCGAGTGGCTGATCCGCTACCACCTCCTGATGTCGGACATGGCGCAGAAGCGCGACATCGCCGACCCGCAGACGGTCAACGATTTCGCCAAGGCGGTGAAGACCCGCGAACGGCTGGATCTGCTATGCGTCCTGACGGTCTGCGACATCCGCGGCGTCGGGCCGAACGTCTGGAACAACTGGAAAGCCGCGCTGCTGCGCGCGCTCTATCGCCAGACCCGGCGCGGGCTCGAGGACGGGCTGGAAGCGCTGAACCGCGAGGAGCGCGAAGTGCAGGCCCGCAAGAACCTGCGCGAGGCGCTGTCGGACTGGGACGAGCGCGCCCTCCGCGCGGAGACGGGCCGGCATTACGCGCCGTATTGGCAGGGTCTGCACGTCACTGCGCATGTCGATTTCGCCAACCTGCTGAAAGGCGGGATCGAGGCCGACGAGGTTCGGTTCGAGATCACTCCGGACCGGGAACGCGACGCGACGCGGATCTGCCTCGTCATGCAGGACCACCCCGGCGCGTTCAGCCGCATGTGCGGCGCGCTGTCGCTCGCGCAGGCCAACGTCAAGGATGGCCGGACCTTCATCACCAAGGACGGCTACGCCACCGCCGCCTTCTGGATTCAGGACAACGAAGGCCACCCCTACGATACTGATCGCCTGCCAAAGCTCAGGGCGATGATCGGCAAGACGCTTCGTGGTGAAGTCGTGGCGCGGGATGCCTTCAAGGACCGCGACCGGCTCAAGAAGCGGGAAGCCGCGTTCCGGGTGCCCACATCGATCACTTTCGACAACGATGGTTCGGAAATCTACACGATCATCGAAGTCGACACGCGCGACCGCCCCGGACTGCTCTACGACCTGACACGGACGCTGGCGGGCCTAAACGTCTACATCGCCTCCGCGGTGATCGCGACCTATGGCGAGCAGGTGGTGGACGCCTTCTATGTGAAGGACATGTTCGGGCTGAAGTTCTACTCCGAATCCAAGCGCAAGTCGCTGGAAGCGAAGCTGCGCGAGGCGATCGACCGGGGTGCGGAACGGGCGCGGCAGTAG
- the ftrA gene encoding transcriptional regulator FtrA, with protein MDNLRSETAKAPLVCILAYDGLAMFEFGIALEIFALPRPEFPAWYRHKVIAAEPGPMRATGGIDVVAEHDLAALSQADLILVPGWRGMDAPVLQPLIDALQAASGNGARIASICSGVFVLAAAGLLNGRRATTHWRYTDVLAKRFPEVDVQPDVLFIDNGPVLTSAGSAAGIDLCLHLVRQDFGAAHANIVAKRLVMAPMREGGQSQFIPAPVPRERGGTIAPLLDRVRSSIDRPWTVGDMAREAGMSERTLMRRMVEATGETPQKWLARQRVAYAADLLETTTASLDDIAATAGFQSPETFRRLFRTIRGISPSQHRKSFAATERV; from the coding sequence ATGGACAACCTCCGGTCAGAAACCGCCAAAGCGCCACTCGTCTGCATCCTCGCCTACGACGGGCTCGCGATGTTCGAGTTCGGCATCGCGCTCGAGATCTTCGCCCTGCCCCGGCCCGAGTTTCCCGCGTGGTATCGCCACAAGGTCATCGCAGCGGAGCCCGGCCCGATGCGAGCGACCGGCGGGATCGACGTCGTCGCCGAGCATGACCTTGCTGCCTTGTCGCAGGCGGACCTGATCCTCGTGCCCGGCTGGCGCGGCATGGACGCGCCGGTGCTGCAGCCGCTGATCGACGCGCTACAGGCGGCGAGCGGGAACGGCGCACGTATCGCGTCGATCTGTTCGGGCGTCTTCGTGCTTGCCGCCGCCGGCCTGTTGAACGGTCGGCGGGCGACGACGCACTGGCGCTACACCGACGTGCTGGCGAAGCGGTTTCCCGAGGTCGACGTACAACCGGACGTGCTGTTCATCGACAACGGGCCGGTGCTGACCTCGGCAGGCTCCGCCGCCGGGATCGACCTTTGCCTGCACCTTGTCCGGCAGGATTTCGGCGCGGCCCACGCCAATATCGTGGCCAAACGCCTCGTCATGGCCCCGATGCGGGAAGGCGGTCAGTCGCAGTTCATCCCCGCGCCCGTGCCGCGCGAGCGCGGCGGCACCATCGCGCCGCTGCTCGATCGTGTGCGCTCGTCGATCGATCGGCCCTGGACCGTCGGCGACATGGCTCGCGAGGCGGGCATGAGCGAGCGCACTCTGATGCGCCGGATGGTGGAGGCGACAGGCGAGACGCCGCAGAAGTGGCTCGCCCGCCAGCGCGTCGCCTACGCCGCCGATCTGCTGGAGACGACGACCGCGAGCCTCGACGACATCGCCGCGACCGCCGGCTTCCAGAGCCCGGAGACCTTCCGCCGCCTGTTCCGGACGATCCGGGGCATCTCCCCGTCCCAGCACCGGAAATCCTTCGCGGCGACCGAGCGCGTATAA
- a CDS encoding rhodanese-like domain-containing protein, whose protein sequence is MPSAVAAIAAAPSDEALAHFEARLRFETDCWDTHESLSNGADDFVLLDVRAPALFEAGHVPGAINLPHGKMTERRMAKWSEDTLFVVYCAGPHCNGANKAAVRLARMGRPVKEMIGGVTGWIDEGFALTDPVR, encoded by the coding sequence ATGCCCAGTGCCGTCGCCGCCATTGCCGCCGCCCCGTCCGACGAGGCGCTGGCCCACTTCGAAGCCCGGCTGCGGTTCGAGACGGATTGCTGGGACACCCACGAGTCGCTGTCGAACGGGGCGGACGATTTCGTGCTGCTCGACGTTCGCGCGCCCGCGCTGTTCGAAGCCGGCCACGTTCCGGGCGCGATCAACCTGCCGCACGGCAAGATGACCGAGCGGCGGATGGCGAAGTGGTCCGAAGATACGCTCTTCGTCGTCTACTGCGCCGGGCCGCATTGCAACGGCGCCAACAAGGCGGCGGTGCGGCTGGCCCGGATGGGCCGGCCGGTGAAGGAGATGATCGGCGGCGTGACCGGCTGGATCGACGAAGGGTTCGCCCTCACCGATCCGGTGCGCTGA